A stretch of Thermococcus bergensis DNA encodes these proteins:
- a CDS encoding FecCD family ABC transporter permease, whose amino-acid sequence MKKIALLVLSSVALILLGIAVGPVKIPFQDILSAFSWDTLKGAFLDPNSLNGNSYIVLQIRLPRVLLAYLVGVSLASAGTASQALFKNPLADPYIIGISGGAAVGASLAALYFPQYMSVFALVGAFLAVVVVYRIAKVNGHIPVDTLLLAGIALGFFTNALTSYFLYVGRDRIHNAIFWLMGTFNGSDWGDVKMVLFSCVVGVSILLFSWRELNLLLLGEESISMGLDINRYRKIVIGVISLLTSFAVATSGIIGFVGLISPHAMRIVFGPNHKRLLPASALFGGTLMVFADIFARIILKPAEVPVGIITALFGAPFFLYLLIKKKRGELFG is encoded by the coding sequence ATGAAGAAAATTGCCCTGCTAGTCCTATCATCAGTAGCCCTCATCCTTTTGGGGATAGCCGTTGGCCCAGTAAAGATACCTTTTCAAGATATTCTTTCTGCGTTCAGTTGGGATACTCTAAAGGGGGCATTTTTGGATCCAAACTCGCTTAATGGGAACAGCTACATTGTTCTCCAAATAAGATTGCCTAGGGTTTTATTGGCGTACCTTGTTGGAGTAAGCTTGGCATCAGCTGGCACAGCTTCTCAGGCTCTCTTTAAAAACCCGCTTGCAGATCCGTATATAATAGGGATAAGTGGAGGAGCTGCAGTTGGAGCTTCACTGGCCGCTTTATATTTCCCCCAATATATGAGTGTTTTTGCATTGGTGGGTGCTTTCTTGGCAGTTGTTGTGGTGTATAGGATTGCAAAGGTTAATGGTCACATCCCAGTGGACACGCTACTCTTGGCTGGAATCGCCTTAGGGTTTTTTACAAATGCTTTAACGTCTTACTTCCTCTATGTGGGGAGAGACAGAATCCACAATGCGATCTTTTGGCTTATGGGGACGTTTAACGGATCCGATTGGGGAGACGTCAAAATGGTTTTGTTTTCGTGTGTGGTAGGAGTTAGTATTTTGCTTTTCAGCTGGAGGGAGTTAAATCTGCTCCTTTTAGGAGAGGAGAGCATTTCGATGGGGCTCGATATAAACCGCTACAGAAAAATAGTGATTGGTGTCATATCTCTTTTGACGTCTTTTGCCGTAGCTACCAGCGGGATAATAGGTTTCGTGGGTTTGATAAGTCCCCATGCCATGAGGATAGTATTTGGCCCGAATCATAAGAGACTTTTACCCGCTTCGGCCCTTTTTGGGGGGACTTTAATGGTTTTTGCCGACATATTTGCCAGAATAATCCTAAAACCAGCAGAAGTTCCGGTGGGAATTATTACAGCTCTCTTTGGAGCCCCGTTTTTCCTGTATCTCCTCATAAAGAAAAAGAGGGGTGAGCTGTTTGGATAA
- a CDS encoding ABC transporter ATP-binding protein, with protein sequence MSCLDKLEVNVSFSYGEKQILKDVEFSARKGELLAIVGPNGAGKSTLLKCLVGILKPSGYVRLNGLDLLSLKPRERAKYISYVPQSSFPEFAFTVEEFVELGTYATRGSVEEALRKVGMWERRKELVTKLSGGEYQLVLIARALAQGSDVMLLDEPTSHLDINHALRIMNLLKGIKDEKILVAVMHDLNLALNYADRVVVLNKGQIQWSGKSSALTPEVLEGVYGVKAKIVDVEGQRVIVAWE encoded by the coding sequence GTGAGCTGTTTGGATAAGCTTGAGGTTAATGTGTCATTTTCCTATGGCGAAAAGCAGATTTTAAAGGATGTGGAGTTTTCAGCTAGAAAGGGAGAGCTTTTAGCAATTGTAGGGCCCAATGGTGCCGGGAAATCAACCCTTCTGAAATGTTTAGTTGGAATTTTAAAGCCTTCTGGATATGTCAGGCTAAACGGTTTGGATTTGTTAAGTTTAAAACCCAGAGAACGAGCGAAGTACATTTCTTATGTTCCGCAAAGTTCGTTTCCAGAGTTTGCGTTTACAGTTGAAGAGTTTGTCGAGCTCGGCACGTATGCAACTAGGGGCAGCGTGGAAGAAGCATTAAGAAAGGTGGGAATGTGGGAGAGAAGGAAAGAGCTTGTAACAAAGCTGAGTGGGGGGGAGTACCAGCTGGTGCTGATAGCGAGGGCTTTAGCTCAGGGAAGTGATGTTATGTTGCTTGACGAACCAACTTCCCACCTTGATATCAATCACGCTCTCCGGATAATGAATCTTTTGAAGGGCATCAAAGACGAGAAAATCCTTGTGGCTGTTATGCACGACTTAAACCTTGCTTTGAACTATGCAGACAGGGTTGTAGTTCTAAATAAAGGGCAGATTCAGTGGAGCGGCAAATCTTCCGCCCTAACCCCAGAGGTTCTGGAGGGGGTATATGGTGTAAAAGCGAAAATAGTGGATGTGGAAGGGCAGAGGGTAATTGTTGCTTGGGAATAA
- a CDS encoding NTPase — translation MSLMKIFITGLPGVGKTTLALRVAEELKAYNLKIGGFITQEVREKGRRVGFKIKALDTGEEGILAWVGEGYPRVGKYVVNLEDLNRVGVSAIKRALEDADLIIIDEIGAMEYKSREFAEAVEKAVKSEKPLLATVHRNYAMRFRDYGKLYVLTPENREHIRQEIADSLKTLLKL, via the coding sequence GTGAGTCTTATGAAAATCTTTATCACAGGCTTACCAGGAGTGGGCAAAACAACCCTCGCCCTAAGAGTTGCCGAGGAACTGAAAGCCTACAACTTAAAAATTGGTGGCTTTATAACACAGGAAGTGAGAGAAAAGGGTAGAAGGGTTGGATTCAAAATTAAAGCCCTCGACACAGGTGAAGAAGGTATATTGGCCTGGGTTGGAGAGGGCTATCCGAGAGTGGGGAAGTACGTTGTGAATCTTGAGGATTTAAACCGCGTTGGGGTCTCTGCAATAAAAAGGGCTCTTGAGGATGCAGACCTCATAATAATCGACGAAATCGGTGCAATGGAATACAAGAGCAGGGAGTTTGCAGAAGCTGTGGAAAAAGCTGTTAAGAGCGAAAAACCACTTTTAGCGACAGTCCACAGAAATTATGCCATGCGATTCAGGGACTACGGAAAGCTTTACGTTTTAACACCTGAGAACAGGGAGCATATAAGGCAGGAAATCGCTGACAGCCTGAAGACCCTTCTAAAGCTTTAA